Proteins encoded in a region of the Pseudomonas putida genome:
- a CDS encoding nucleosidase: MMLIKQFPDISLNDTLFVFALEAEAGDVFNEVNTVFTGIGKVNAAIALTKAIATRKPKLIVNLGSAGSQRHGKGQVVCCNRFVQRDMDVTPLGFARYETPLSDIPVVLEHGAVIPGLALEACGSGDSFEINHGDAPYDVVDMEAYVLALIARDEGIPFVCLKYVSDDAGSDAAGDWSVQVHLAAEAFKRVLFSQA; the protein is encoded by the coding sequence ATGATGCTGATCAAGCAATTCCCCGACATTTCCCTGAATGACACGCTGTTCGTTTTCGCCCTCGAGGCCGAGGCTGGCGATGTGTTCAACGAGGTGAACACCGTGTTCACTGGCATTGGCAAGGTCAATGCGGCTATTGCGCTCACCAAAGCGATCGCAACGCGCAAGCCCAAGCTTATCGTCAACCTTGGCTCAGCTGGCAGCCAGCGCCATGGCAAGGGCCAGGTGGTGTGCTGTAACCGCTTCGTGCAACGCGACATGGACGTGACCCCACTGGGCTTTGCCCGCTACGAAACACCCTTGTCGGATATCCCGGTAGTACTGGAGCATGGGGCAGTGATCCCCGGCCTGGCCCTGGAAGCCTGTGGCAGCGGTGACAGCTTCGAAATCAACCACGGCGATGCACCTTACGACGTGGTCGATATGGAAGCCTATGTGCTGGCGTTGATCGCGCGTGACGAAGGCATTCCGTTTGTTTGTCTGAAGTATGTTTCCGACGATGCCGGCAGCGATGCGGCGGGGGATTGGTCGGTGCAGGTGCACCTCGCGGCCGAGGCGTTCAAGCGGGTCCTGTTCAGCCAGGCTTGA
- a CDS encoding general stress protein gives MATKDNSRTGNQQGSQGGNKNPGNFANDREKASEAGRKGGQSSGSNMPHDRESGRKGGRS, from the coding sequence ATGGCCACTAAAGACAACAGCCGTACCGGCAATCAACAAGGCAGCCAGGGCGGTAACAAGAACCCAGGTAATTTCGCCAATGACCGAGAAAAGGCTTCTGAAGCCGGACGCAAGGGCGGCCAGTCTTCGGGCAGCAACATGCCGCACGATCGCGAGTCGGGTCGCAAGGGCGGCCGCTCGTAA
- a CDS encoding glycosyltransferase family 2 protein, protein MIAVVIPAHNEARRLGRCLRAVLVAAQQAQQAGYRVEVLVVLDRCSDASAAVARRFGVQALMVDAGNVGMARRVGAAHMLERGAQWLACTDADSRVPAHWLMSQLACSADVVCGTVHIDYWQPWHTAALRKVYQSRYEAREGHRHVHGANLGVCSDAYARVGGFKPLAAHEDVQLVSDLQACGAQIVWTARHSVATSSRLDSRAREGFGDYLARLQAQASQSAPDSPPVKTS, encoded by the coding sequence ATGATTGCCGTGGTCATCCCTGCGCATAACGAAGCGCGCCGGCTGGGACGCTGCCTGCGGGCGGTGCTGGTCGCTGCCCAGCAGGCGCAGCAGGCGGGGTACCGCGTGGAGGTGCTGGTGGTACTCGACCGCTGCAGTGACGCAAGCGCCGCGGTGGCAAGGCGTTTCGGTGTCCAGGCCTTGATGGTGGATGCCGGGAATGTCGGCATGGCGCGCCGGGTGGGTGCGGCGCACATGCTCGAACGCGGCGCGCAGTGGTTGGCCTGCACCGATGCAGATAGCCGGGTACCGGCACACTGGCTGATGTCGCAGCTGGCCTGCAGCGCCGATGTGGTGTGCGGCACGGTGCACATCGACTACTGGCAACCCTGGCACACAGCCGCCCTGCGCAAGGTGTACCAGAGCCGTTATGAAGCGCGCGAAGGCCACCGGCATGTGCACGGCGCGAATCTGGGGGTATGTTCCGATGCCTACGCGCGGGTGGGCGGCTTCAAACCGTTGGCGGCGCATGAAGATGTGCAACTGGTCAGTGACCTTCAGGCCTGCGGCGCACAGATCGTCTGGACCGCCAGGCACAGCGTGGCCACCAGCAGCCGGCTTGACAGCCGCGCCCGCGAAGGGTTTGGTGATTATCTGGCGAGGTTGCAGGCACAGGCCTCGCAAAGCGCCCCCGACAGCCCTCCGGTTAAAACCTCATGA
- a CDS encoding Ku protein translates to MARAIWKGAISFGLVHIPVALHTAVRTERVDFDWLDKRSMEPVGYKRVNKVTGKEIDKDNIVKGVEFEKGRYVVISEEEIRKARPEATQTIDIFSFVEAGEIPLQHFDTPYYLTPDRRGGKVYALLRETLQKTGKVALATVVLHTRQHLALLRPLDDALVMITLRWPEEVRGLETLELDSSVTDNKVEKRELDMAKRLVEDMSEPWKPEAYHDAFRQTIMDLVEEKASKGKIESVVNGDAASAEKGADILDLTELLKRSLAGKKPAKKARKAS, encoded by the coding sequence ATGGCTCGGGCAATCTGGAAAGGCGCCATCAGTTTTGGCCTCGTGCACATCCCCGTGGCACTCCATACCGCCGTGCGTACCGAGCGGGTGGATTTCGACTGGCTCGACAAGCGCAGCATGGAGCCTGTGGGCTATAAGCGGGTGAACAAGGTGACCGGCAAGGAAATCGACAAGGACAACATCGTCAAGGGCGTGGAATTCGAGAAGGGCCGCTACGTGGTAATCAGCGAGGAAGAGATCCGCAAGGCTCGGCCCGAAGCGACCCAGACCATCGATATCTTTTCCTTCGTCGAAGCTGGCGAGATCCCACTGCAGCATTTCGATACGCCGTACTACCTAACCCCGGACCGCCGTGGTGGCAAGGTGTATGCCTTGCTGCGCGAGACGCTTCAGAAGACCGGCAAGGTGGCACTGGCCACCGTGGTACTGCATACCCGCCAGCATCTGGCGCTGCTGCGCCCCCTGGACGACGCGCTGGTGATGATTACCCTGCGCTGGCCCGAAGAAGTACGCGGGCTGGAGACGCTGGAACTGGACAGCAGCGTGACGGACAACAAGGTGGAAAAGCGCGAGCTGGACATGGCCAAGCGTCTGGTGGAGGACATGAGCGAGCCTTGGAAGCCCGAGGCGTATCACGATGCCTTCCGCCAGACCATCATGGACCTGGTGGAAGAGAAGGCCAGCAAGGGCAAGATCGAGTCTGTGGTGAACGGCGACGCTGCGAGTGCTGAAAAGGGTGCGGACATCCTCGACCTTACCGAACTGCTCAAGCGCAGCCTGGCAGGCAAGAAGCCGGCGAAGAAAGCGCGCAAGGCGTCATGA